GCCATGAAATTTTGCCGGAAACTCTGGCCGGTGGGTCCGGCGGTGGCTAGTACATGAACATCGAGTAGCCCGCATCTCAAGACCATAAGCAAGTTCCACAAAAGTCAGACTTCCTACGAATCCATAATCACATTACACCGTCGGACCAAATCCCGCAACCAGGATCAACAATAAAGTCGCCCGCCGCCGCCCACGTACCGACATGTCCTCCAACCATGCATCTCTCGATGCTGCCGCAACGGAACGAAAAGCTCGTCTAGCGAAACTTGCAGCGCTCAAGCGGAAGCAGCCAGAGCCCGAGACGGAGGTAGAAACGGCCGAACAGGAGGATGAGCCTCGAAACGAACTTTCCGACGTTACAAAAAAGTATCTTTCCGGTCGGAACTATGACGCGGAAACCCGTGGAGTGAAGCTGGGGTTTGACCAAACACCGATCGACGGACAAATAACTCTTGAATCACAGGCAGAGGAAATTGCAAAGGAGATCGCAGAGCAAGCaaagaaggatgaagatgcggagCAGCCAATCGACCTTTTCAAACTGCAACCCAAGAAGCCCAACTGGGATTTAAAGCGAGATCTGGACGAGAAAATGAAGGTCTTGAATGTGAGGACGCAGAATGCAATCGCAAAGCTTGTGAAACAACGAATAGAGGATGCTCAGCGTACGGCCAAAGCGAAGGGCACAGGTGCCAATGGGAACAGCCACGGAGAGGAAGTTGGTATCGAGGGGGATATGCTTGTGGAAGGCATCCATGTCCgtgagcaggaggaagacgaggatgaactGGCTTGATTTTGATACCCAGATGATTGTGAGGGCTCCGTTTTGATCACGCTCTCTCTTGTATATTGTTTATAGGCGCTCACTGTTGGGGTTTAGGCATTGAAACGGCGTTGAGGGGGTTGATTACAATGACATAAAAAATTGATATCGAATACACATATTAATATCAAAAAAGACCAGTATCTATACATTTTCCTCCTGGACCCCGTGATTTGCGCCAAACACCTTTGCTACATTAACGGCCCATATTCATGGCTTGTGTCAAAGCAATTCGCTTGCTATAAGGACTGAGACTTCGCTCGCGTCGAGGCGGCGGAGCGCGATTCCTTTCATCTAGTCCTCGTTCGTCGTGGGATGTGTTTGGTTGGTTCATCGAAGATGACTGCTTTGCATAGCCTTGGTCGAGGTCGGTCTCCCCATTCATAGACCGTCTCCCCCTTGTACCTCGGCCTTTGTCCATGTCATGGTTGCGACTTCTCTCTCTGCGACTTCCATCACGCGAAAGGCTGCGAGCCCGACCTCGTTCCTTCGGACTCGATTCGCGACGCCTTCGCCGAATGTTCCTTCCCGGTGAACGTGTGTGCGATCTCTCTCTGGATGAATTCGACGAAACCGAGTAACCAGAAGATGAATTGCTATGTCGCCTCTTTCTTGACCACGACTGGGCTTCTTGTGATTTCGACCCTgtttctccccttctctcGTCGTACCGTTCACGTCGGGGTGACCGTGAGCGTGACCGGTTTGTAGAGATCGTAGACACGGAGCTCGCAGAATGCGATGATATTGACCGAGACCGCTTTGACGCCTGACCACGGTTGTCCAGAGGGTCTAATTCATGAAGATCTCTTTTACGACCGCGCTCTTGCTCGCGTTGCGCCAGTAGAGAGTCTGCAGTACCCTCCCTGGATTTGCTGTGAGAAATCATTCCACTTGCGGTAACACTCCATAATCAAGAGACTATGACGGACTTACGTGCGTTTGGCATCTTCTGGGACATCCGTCGTAAGCTGCGGACGTAGTCTCGGGTTTTGTAGTTGCTGAGTACGAGACGGACGAGCCATATAGGGTCGCTCTTGAGCGGTGGCTTTGCATTCATAACTATAGTGCCGTAAATAGTAAGTCAGCAAATATTATGGGAAGAGCTTGGAGCTAAACACATATCTCGTTTCAAGCATTTCTGGCAAAGAGTAGAAGCAGTCGCCTTTGTAGGGCCCCTCATGCCGGGGGCATTTCGATAACGATTCATTAGCACAAAGTACGAGGCTGTGCGTGAATATGAAATGGATAGGATAAGCCCAGCTCAATTAGCAGGCGAGAACATAGAAAATACAGCGAGCATAGATTCTTTCAAAGGCTTCTTCGCGGCTCTCCAGGTAGATACGCTGCGGAGTGTCGAAGCTAAGCGCGCGGCTAACCCAATTCTGCGGCCCACGAAAGTCTGATAAGCGAAAGCCCGCGCCCGATCCTCCATCTGGCTTCCCTTTGTCTGTTCGTCGACCTCGCTCTTCCTGCCAGCCGAGACGACAAAAAAAGCAGCTCCACCCGAAGCTGCTATATCTGAACTACCGACCTTTCGATTTACTTTATTGGAAGTAGGGTTGTCGTGACCAACGACACTGGGTTTCCTGGAGCTTTTCCTGCCTGAACTGGAACCTAGACCTAGCTCCCCTCTTGAACTAGGAATACTGGCAAAAGGTCATGACAAATTCCCTCTGACAGCCGTGTGAGTTTACTCTTTTTCATGCGCGCTTTACTTCGTTGCGCTATCCCGCATTGGCACTCCTTTTCCACACCAACAAATACAAGCATGAGTCGTGGTGGTCTGACCTCTTACAGCCTTCCTTATGGCGAACTACGTTGTCTCAAGATATGTCGTCTTTTATTTTTGGCTTGTGTGAAGTGGGATCTCTTAGTGGCCTTTTCTCCATTCGAATTTCGGTTTCGCCGTGAAATCCCGCAAGGCGTTGACTCGCTTATACGATTTTACCGCGTCGGGTTTCGCCTTATACAATTCATCCGTACCTGTTCGACAATCACACTTTCGAGAATAATTGTAAAAGGACCCCTTCGAAACGTTTAACAGAGCGCCTCCGTGATAATGACGTCGCAATCGTCTCCAAGAGACGGACATCGTCTGTCATTTGCAAAGGTATGCCCACTGCGTCTTTACTTGAACCGTGTAGCACGCTTCTCACATCAGTACCAGATTGCTGCTTTAGCTCCACCATTGAAATTGGAAACACCACAAACCTCAGACGAGAAAGACGACTCTCCATCTCATGATGAACCGTCATTTTCCGAACAACAAAACTCCATTGGTGTTTTATCCAATCACGAGAGCCCAGATTCCGCCGTCGATCGAGATATTGACGGGTTGTCGAAAGCCGTCCATTCTGCCAATATCTcagaaaagaagaaccaGGGGAATACCGGGTTCTCTATAGAGGGCCAAGGGGATGGGTCTTTGAGGCGGGAAGATTCATTCGAAGATGATCGCACTCATCTGTCAAACTCCTCAACTAAACCAACAAGTTTCGATTCAAAAAGTCTGGCATCGGTCACAACTTTTGCAATGGACGAAAAAGATTCTCTGCGCCCCGATGACAGTGCCAGCGTGCAGGCCATAGATGAGGAAGAGTCACTTTCTGGCCATGCATCGGGTGCACCGAATTCATTAACTGGATCAGAATCTGGGGCTCGTTTCCGAGACGTCCAACGACTGCGAATGCCTTCCCACAATACGATTTCTATCTTCAACGATGGTTCCCAACGAGCGAACGGTCCAACTGCAACCGACTCCATGGCTAACAACTTTGTTGTTTCCAACCCCGATGCTTTCCCTGGTCAGCCCATACACGGGTTCCCTTCTGAACCCGATGAGAAGCTGCTTGAAGCTATGAAGTCTCCTAAGGACCGTCTTTTGATTCTTAAGCTGGA
This region of Aspergillus puulaauensis MK2 DNA, chromosome 5, nearly complete sequence genomic DNA includes:
- a CDS encoding CCDC12/cwf18 family protein (COG:S;~EggNog:ENOG410PQDR;~InterPro:IPR013169;~PFAM:PF08315); this translates as MSSNHASLDAAATERKARLAKLAALKRKQPEPETEVETAEQEDEPRNELSDVTKKYLSGRNYDAETRGVKLGFDQTPIDGQITLESQAEEIAKEIAEQAKKDEDAEQPIDLFKLQPKKPNWDLKRDLDEKMKVLNVRTQNAIAKLVKQRIEDAQRTAKAKGTGANGNSHGEEVGIEGDMLVEGIHVREQEEDEDELA
- a CDS encoding uncharacterized protein (COG:S;~EggNog:ENOG410PSX1;~InterPro:IPR039715;~PFAM:PF13917); translated protein: MNRYRNAPGMRGPTKATASTLCQKCLKRGHYSYECKATAQERPYMARPSRTQQLQNPRLRPQLTTDVPEDAKRTEGTADSLLAQREQERGRKRDLHELDPLDNRGQASKRSRSISSHSASSVSTISTNRSRSRSPRRERYDERRGETGSKSQEAQSWSRKRRHSNSSSGYSVSSNSSRERSHTRSPGRNIRRRRRESSPKERGRARSLSRDGSRRERSRNHDMDKGRGTRGRRSMNGETDLDQGYAKQSSSMNQPNTSHDERGLDERNRAPPPRRERSLSPYSKRIALTQAMNMGR